One Cryptomeria japonica chromosome 9, Sugi_1.0, whole genome shotgun sequence genomic window carries:
- the LOC131038846 gene encoding uncharacterized protein LOC131038846: MTANFDRWEADPFFSAAEDVQDSADRLESVYRRWVHAQTAAELDHDASSEGGEDSVDFLRRELQTALGTAKWQLDEFDRAVKSSYCGNDGDAGDRHKQFVAAIQSQITGIEKSLSNSNGGDGKKGIRWIQLDDREKDDLASFLCGSCGSNNNCLEQRSDSSTEEMVELRLDDAPLLKRRDLRNLRDTETTCKVDNHFKETVFINKDSKFVIELAEQKLADNWDDRHSEGFIDKKTGHRRSSSVGADLGSWKITIEDDNAQKESLGLQLHESLTRRNVLGLINNMGLEVPLRWSRGCLRRCKDSISFHCHPRNGHLKDLGSAILSDSNKRMYHGSEQTYGWLGAVQRKMLRSQYFLQYSRPLQITWVLIAMLCLVGLFTFLAA, encoded by the exons ATGACGGCCAATTTCGATCGGTGGGAGGCAGATCCTTTCTTTTCAGCGGCTGAGGATGTGCAGGATTCGGCTGACAG GTTAGAATCCGTGTACAGACGTTGGGTGCATGCACAGACTGCGGCAGAGTTGGATCATGATGCTTCCTCAGAGGGTGGGGAAGATTCAGTTGATTTTCTGAGACGGGAGCTGCAAACAGCCCTTGGCACTGCTAAATGGCAG CTAGATGAGTTTGACAGAGCAGTGAAATCGAGTTACTGTGGGAATGACGGTGATGCTGGTGATAGACATAAACAATTTGTAGCGGCTATTCAGAGTCAAATAACTGGCATTGAAAAATCTTTAAGTAATTCAAATGGTGGGGATGGCAAGAAAGGCATACGTTGGATTCAGCTTGATGATCGGGAGAAGGATGATTTAGCCTCATTTCTTTGTGGGTCTTGTGGGAGTAATAATAATTGCTTAGAACAGCGCAGTGACAGCAGCACAGAAGAAATGGTGGAGTTGAGACTTGATGATGCACCCCTGTTGAAGAGGAGAGACTTGAGGAATTTACGTGACACTGAGACTACCTGTAAGGTTGATAATCATTTCAAAGAAACTGTTTTCATTAATAAGGACTCTAAATTTGTAATAGAATTGGCAGAACAAAAGCTTGCTGATAATTGGGATGATAGGCACAGCGAGGGTTTTATAGATAAAAAAACTGGTCATAGAAGAAGTTCAAGTGTTGGGGCTGACCTTGGTTCATGGAAAATTACGATTGAAGATGATAATGCACAAAAAGAAAGTTTGGGATTGCAACTACATGAATCTCTCACTCGACGGAATGTGCTGGGATTGATAAACAACATGGGTCTTGAAGTACCACTAAGGTGGTCCAGAGGTTGTTTAAGGAGGTGTAAAGATAGTATCAGTTTTCATTGCCATCCTCGGAATGGGCATTTGAAAGACCTG GGTTCAGCAATATTGTCTgatagtaacaagagaatgtatcACGGTTCTGAACAAACATATGGTTGGCTTGGAGCAGTGCAAAGGAAGATGCTGAGGTCTCAGTATTTTCTTCAGTATAGCCGCCCTTTACAGATAACTTGGGTGCTTATTGCAATGCTGTGTCTAGTAG GTCTCTTCACATTCCTGGCAGCCTAA